The DNA segment AGGTCGGCCGCGGTGAACGCGCTCGGGGCGGACGCGGCATGCCGGGCGGCGGCCACGACCTCGTCGGCGGGGGCGGTCTTCGGGACGAACGCGCTGGCGCCCGCCTCCAGTGCTCCGAAGAGCTGATCGTCGCCCGCGTACATGGTCAGGACCACGATGCCCATGTTCGAGTTGTTCTTGCGCAGCGCGCGGGTGGCCTCCAGGCCACTGCCGTCGGGCAGGCGCAGGTCCATGATCACGACGTCCGGCTGCAGGGCGCCGGCCTGGCGCACCGCCTCCGCCGCGGTCGCAGCCTCGCCGACGACCTCGAACTGCCGGTCGCGCTCGAATGCGTGTCGCAGCCCTTTGCGGATCAGGTCGTGGTCGTCGACTAGCAGGACCTTGGTGCGCCCGGTCGGCGCAGGAGTGGTCATGGTCGGGTTACTCCCCTTCTGGAGCGGAAACACTCTCCCGCACGCTATCGCGCCGAGGCGGTGTTCCGAGCACTACGGCGACGGTTGTCCCGCTCGGGTGTCGCGGCGTGATCTTGAGACGACCTCGGATGCGTTCGGCACGCTCGGCCATGATGGTAAGGCCGTAACGTCCGTCCGGACGCTCGTCCGCGAACCCCTTGCCATCATCGGACACTTCGATTTCCGCGTACGGCGGATCAACCGTGCAGGTGACCCAGAGATTCGACGCTCCCGCGTGCTTGCGGGCGTTGGTGATCGCCTCCTGCGCGATGCGCAGCAGCTCCGCCTCGGTCGCGGCCGGCAGCCGGGCAGTCGACTCGTCGAAGGTGAAGTGCACCCGCAGACCGGCGCTGGTGCCCAAGGTCCGTGCATATTCCGCGATGGCCGCCGCCAGGCCGCCGTTGCGGTCGAC comes from the Actinoplanes sp. OR16 genome and includes:
- a CDS encoding response regulator, whose product is MTTPAPTGRTKVLLVDDHDLIRKGLRHAFERDRQFEVVGEAATAAEAVRQAGALQPDVVIMDLRLPDGSGLEATRALRKNNSNMGIVVLTMYAGDDQLFGALEAGASAFVPKTAPADEVVAAARHAASAPSAFTAADLAEAMKRRLAPSGPQLSPREGQVLRLLADGMSVAGIAKQLFVSESTAKTHISKLYEKLGAANRAQALMTALRLGLLEAPDAPKF